CCGGATAGATGAGATACATTACACCTTGGTTATTGATGTGGTGAGTGGCATCAGCCTAGCTGTTGCCTTAATTTTTCTTCTCATCAATTATCCGTTGACCGTTCAAAAGGAAAAAATATCGTTAAAGCTCATTCCTGTTTTTGTAAAGAACAAGCTGTTTATGGCCATTTGTTTTTACCTGTTTTTTCAGTCGGCCTTCGAAGCCATAATCAACAATTGGTCGGTTTCGTTTTTTATTGATAAACTTGCCGTGCCTCAATATCAGGCATTGATAGCATTATCGGTTTCTGTCTCAGGACTGGTTTGCATGAGAATTCTTACGGGAAGCGTATTGAAAAAATGGCATCATTTTCGGTTGATTCAATTGTCGTTATTGCTGTTTTCGCTCGGGTTGATCTGTCTGGTGCTACCGGCATCCTACTTTGTGCACTTGCTGGGAATGTTTCTTATCGGTAGCGGCCTGGCCCCGGGTTTTCCGGTCATGCTGGGTTTGGTAGGTGAAATCTTCAAGGAGGTTTCCGGGACTGCTTTCAGTTTTGCGATGCTCATTGCGCTCACCGGAAATACAATTATAAATTATTCAATCGGCATACTGACCGAAAAGTTTGGAATGAATGTTTTTCCGTATGTGGTTCTTGTGGAAATTGTAATGATGATTTTTATTTTCCTGTTGATTGGAAAAGCAGATAAGAAAACGGCTATTCGTTATTGACATTTAATTTTTCAACATATGAACTCAATTGATTTAAGGTCTGCCAACTGGAAGGACGTAAAAGAAGCCAGCTACGATGCCGTGGTATTACCCTGGGGCGCTTTTGAGCCGCACAATTATCATTTACCGTACCTTACGGATTGTTACTTATCGCATCATATAGCCTTGGAGAGCGCTTTACTCGCTTATGAGAAATCCGGCGTGTTGTGTGCTGTTCTGCCGCCGGTTTATTTCGGATCACAAAACCCCGGACAATGGGACTTGCCGTTGTGCATTCACACGAACAGCGAGACGCAAAAAGCCATATTGTGCGATATAGTCGATTCCCTGCACGGGCAAGGATTAAAAAAACTGGTTATCGTAAACGGACACGGCGGCAATACATTCAAAACCTACATTCGCGATTTAGCCAAGAAATATCCCGATTTTACCGTTATCGCCGTGGACTGGTGGTCCATTGTGCCTACCGGTGCCTACTTTGAAGAGAAGATCGATGAGCACGGTGGGGAGCAGGAAACCTCGGTGCTGCTCCATTACCGTCCCGATTTGGTGAAGATGGAACAAGCCGGTAATGGCAAAACATCTCCCTTACCGATGGAGTCCATCAATCAAAAAGTTGGCTGGTTACCACGACCCTGGCAACAGGTTTCCGAAGACACAGGGATAGGTAATCCTGCAAAATCCACTGCCGAAAAAGGCAAAAGATATGCCGAAGCTGTGGTGGGGAAAATTGCCGGTTTACTGGTTGAGTTGAAAGCGTGGTAAATCTTATCCACAACATTTTTATCAACTGTTCTTCAGGTAATCCCTCAGCACGTACTGCAAGATTCCGTTGTTTCTGTAGTATTCAATTTCGATAGCGGAATCCAAACGTACTTCCACTTCGAATACGGTCACTTTTCCGTCAGGATGTACCGCTTCAACCTCCAGTAATTTATGGGGGATCAGGTTGTCGGCCAGCCCGGTGATGTTGTAGGTTTCGGTTCCGTCCAGACCGAGGGTTTCCGCATTCTCACCTGCGAGGAATACAAGCGGTGCTACCCCCATTCCTACGAGATTACTCCGGTGAATGCGTTCGAAGCTTTCGGCTATGACGGCTTTTACACCCAACAGGAAAGTTCCTTTGGCTGCCCAGTCGCGGGAAGAACCTGAACCGTATTCTTTACCCGCTAAGATGATTAAGGGCGTTTTATCCCGTTTATACGCCATCGCTGTTTCGTAAACGGTTTTTACCTCATCGGTCGGAAAATACCGGCTGAAACCACCTTCCCGGTCAACGATTCTGTTTCTGATACGCACGTTGGCAAAAGTACCTCGCATCATCACTTCGTGGTTTCCGCGCCGTGCCCCGTATGAGTTAAAATCCGCTTTCCCCACTCCGTGGGCTTTCAGGTACTGTCCTGCGGCACTCTCTTCCCGGAATGAACCTGCCGGCGAAATGTGATCGGTGGTTACCGAGTCGCCCAGGTAGAGAAGTACGCGGGCGTTTCGGATATTGATCATCGGGTCGGGGTCTACAGTGAGGTCTTTAAAAAACGGAGCTTCTTTTATATAGGTGGATTGCCTGTTCCATTCGAAATTTTCATCGAGATTTACTTTCAGCTCCTGCCAATCTTTTGAACCTTCGAAAATAACATCATACACTTCTTGAAAATCGTTTTGTTTCACACATTTGTTGATGGTTTCCACAATCTCTTCCCGACCGGGCCAAACGTCTGCCAGATAGACAGGATTTCCGTTAGGATCATAATCCAGGGGTTCCTCCATAAGGTTAATATCGACGCGTCCGGCCAATGCATAAGCTACTACCAGCATGGGCGACATCAGGAAATTCATTTTGACCTGCGGGTGGACCCGTGCCTCGAAATTTCGGTTCCCCGATAAGACTGACGCCACTACCAGATCTCCTTTCTCAACGGCTTCCGCTATTTGTGGCGGTAAAGGACCGGAGTTACCGATACAGGAGGTGCATCCATAACCTACGGTATGGAAACGCAACGCATCAAAATATTCATTTAGTCCCGCCCGTTTCAAGTACTGCGTAACCACTTTTGAGCCGGGGGCCAGCGAAGTTTTTACCCACGACTTGGTCCTTAATCCTTTTTCTACCGCATTACGGGCCAATAACCCGGCGCCAATCATCACGGCAGGATTAGAGGTGTTGGTACAGCTGGTGATGGCCGCAATAACGATGCTCCCGTCGCTGAGGATAAGTTCTTTGTTCTTGTGTTTAATGCGTACGGATTGCAGGGATTCCGCAATGATTTCGTGTGGAGCAGCGCCTTCGACAGGCGTTTTACCGAAGGTGAACTCTGTTCCCGAACCGCCGTCGGCCAACCATGCTGACTCCGAACGTTGCAGAGGGGATTGGTACTTCCGGTTGTGTTCTTTTTCAAGCAACTCGGAAAATTTGTATCCCAGCTCTTTTACCGGAATTTTGTCCTGAGGCCGTTTTGGCCCGGAGACGGTCGGCTCCAGCATGGATAGGTCGAACTCCACTACCGATGAATAAGCGATCTTCTCGTTGCCTGTTCTCCACAACAGGTTTTCCTTGCTGTATTCCTCCACAATCTTTATCTGCTCCGGTGAACGGTTGGTAACGTGCATGTATTCCAACGTCCGGTTGTCAATGGGAAAATAGGTTACCGTACATCCGAATTCGGGCGACATATTGGCAATGGTAGCCCGGTCGGTTACCGTCAGGTTGTCCAGCCCGTCACCAAAAACTTCCACGAATTTTCCCACCACACCTTTTTCACGCAGCACTTTTGTAATGGACAGTACCATATCTGTGGCCGTACAGCCCGCCGGAATGGTGCCGGCAAGTTTTAGCCCGATAACTTCGGGACAAGTGAAGAAAATAGGCTGTCCCAGCATGGCAGCTTCCGCTTCAATTCCACCTACGCCCCAGCCGACAACTCCGATCCCGTTTACCATTGGTGTGTGTGAGTCGGTTCCCACCAGGGTGTCGGGAAACAACCATCCGTCGCGTATTGTGATTCCCTGAGCCAGGTATTCCAGGTTTACCTGATGGCATATACCCATTCCAGGTGGCACAACGGTAAAGTTTTTCAATCCTTTTTGTGCCCATTTCAGCAGTTCGTAACGCTCCTTGTTCCTTTCGTATTCCAACTCCACGTTCTTGCTGTAGGAGTAATTGGTCCCGAAATAATCCACTTGAACCGAATGATCGATAACCAAATCGACCGGAATAGCCGGATTGATTTTTTGTCCGTTTTTTCCGTGACGGACGTATTCAGCTCTTAGTGAAGCCATATCCACTACAGCCGGCACGCCGGTAAAATCCTGCATCAAGATACGTGCCGGTTTAAACGGGATATCTTTGTCCACGGGATTGGGCGACCAATGGGTCAACGTCTGAATATGATCATCGGTGATGCTGAAGCCGTCGTAATTCCTCAACACGTTTTCCAGAAGAATCCGGATACTGAAGGGTAAGTGCTCAATGGCCTCCCCCGGCAGATTCTTCAATGAACTGTAACGATAGCTGTGGCCATTAACTTCAATGGTTTCGACAGCTCTTGCAGTTGAATAAGCCATAATTTTAATTGTTAAAATTAACACAAAAGTTAAACATATTTTCCGCTTACCTGTCTTTTGAAGGTCTATTCACGTAACCCCTCCAGCCACTTCGATAGTTCGGAAAGAAAAAGAGAATGATACGAATAGGATTCCCTGTATCCGAAACCGTGACCTCCGGCCGGATACAACAAAAATGTTACCGGGACGTTGTTCCGTTGCAATGCTTCAACATATCGGAATCCGTTTTGCGGAGGGACAACCTTATCGTCTGCAGCGAAGATAACAAACGCCGGAGGCGTCTCTCCGGTTACTTGTTTATCGTTAGAGTATTTGCTGGTAAGTTCTGGCGAAGGATCTTCCCCGATCAGATTTTTTCTCGATCCAGCGTGTGTAAATGTTTTATCCATGGTTATTACCGGGTAAAGCAGTATCTGATAGGCGGGACGGTCGGCGCCGCTCGTATGCGTAGCGTAAGTTGAAGCCAGGTGCCCGCCTGCCGATGAGCCCATTATACCGATATCCTCCAAATTAATGCGCCATTCCGAAGCATGCTGTTTCACCAGATCGAAAGCTGCCTTAACATCAATAAACGGAACGGAGGGATTGCCTTGCGGCATCCGGTACTTCAGTACGACAAGAGCAATGCCCCTTTCCAGGAAAAAAGGTGCCCAATCGAACCCTTCGTGAAAAACAGCCAGCCCCTGATACCCTCCGCCGGGTAAGGCAATAACTGCTCTTCCTGTAGCTTTATCGGGATCGGGCAGGTATACGCGCACAGAAGGAGCAAGCATGCCTCTTGAATCCTCCTTGTCCATTGCCGGAGTGTCTTTTACAGTTCCCAACGAGTATTCTGCCCATTCTTTGGGTTGAACCGCCTGTTTGATTGCCTTCCCCCAGAATTCACCGAGTTTTTGCGCACCTGTCTTGTTCGGATGAAGGTAAAACGTTCCTGAATTACCTTCTTCTTTGAAAAAGAGCGGTTTGTTGTCCTTGAAATGATCGAATGCGGCTGTGTCTCCCAGCATTACCTGTCCGGGGAAAATGGAGCCATAATCGGCTGCCAGTTTCTTCAACTCCGGAAAATAAGACTGCAATACCTCCAGTCCTTCCTGCAGATAAGTGGATCTGTTGTGTGTGGTGGGGCTGTACCATATGGGCCGGTTGAGCACGATCCGGCTGGAAGGATATAACCTCAGGAGCTCATCCGTGATCGCCTTCATGTTTGTATAATATTGTTCCGGCTGCATGCGAGACTTGAGGTTTCCACGCAACGCGCTGTCGTTAGTTCCTAGCATAATGGAGAAGAGAAGCGTCCCGCCTTCTTTCGATAACTCGTCGGCAGCAGCTTTCACTCTTGTGAAAAAAGTGTTGGAAGCGGGTAGAAAGTTCACTGTAGTCGAGCCACTTATACCACAATTGCGAAATTCAATTTTTCCCGGGATTCGTTGCTCAAGCCACCGTACAGCCTGCACGGGAGGCGCTTCTTCGTGCGGGTTATCCAGTATAACTCCCTGCGTGATGCTGTTACCGATAAATACGATGTTTGTCTGTTGTGCAGAGGCAACGGTTGCACAGCCGACGATAAAAATGTAAAAAGAAAAAAGATATTTCATACGATTAAAATTAAAGCGAAAACCCGAGTTAAACCATAACCTCGTCCGGACCGAGGATTCAGAATAACCGATTTTTCGTCCAAATTTACAAAACATTCGCTAACAACAATAAGCAAAAGAAAGAAAACTATTTTTTTGCTGTTAACTTCTCAAAAACAAATCCCTAAAACTCTTTTTTAACTAAGCAAAAAAGAGTAATTTTGCAAGCTTATTGATGACAAGAGATTAAGAGAATCCAGAAGCGAAAAAAATTGTTTTCTGCATTAAACTTGGAAAAACCCAAAATAATAAATATGAGTAAACTATGAGTAATCAGAAAGAAAAACTTTTTACCGATTTCCCTCCGGTATCCACCGAAAAGTGGATGGAAGTTATTAACAAGGACCTGAAAGGGGCTGACTTTCAAAAAAGACTGGTGTGGAAAACAAACGAAGGTTTTAATGTAAATCCTTTCTACAGGGCTGAAAATATCGAAGGATTTCTTTCGGCCAGAAACCTGCCGGGGCAATTCCCTTACGTGCGCAGCACAAGAAAGGATAATGTTTGGTATGTGCGTCAAGATATTGACGTGAAGGATTATGCCGAAGCCAACAGGAAAGCCTTGTCGCTGTTGGATAAAGGCGTCACATCGCTTGGGTTTCATCTTCCGAAGAATAACCTTTCGGCGGAAAACCTTAAAGTTCTCCTCAACGGCATCGCTCCCGATAAAGTGGAGTTGAACTTCAGAACCTGTATCTCCAAAACACACGAACTTGCCCGGTTGGTGGTGGCATACGTTACATCGCAAAACCTGGATCTTCTGAAATGTTTTGGCTCCATTGAGTACGATCCGTTCCGGAAGATCCTGAAAAAGGGAGTGGATGTGCCCAACTGGATGGACGATGCTGCCGAAATGGTGAAAATTACGGCTTCGCTTCCCCGCTACAGAAGTATTTCCATTACCGGAAACTTGCTGAACGATGCCGGGGCATACAGCTACCAGGAGTTGGGCTTCAGCCTTTCCTATGCAAACCAGTTGTTGGGTGCACTTGTCGGAAAAGGGCTTGCCCCGTCGTTGGCAGCCAAAAAAATTAAATTTGAATTGGGTGTAGGATCCAACTATTTTATGGAAATTGCCAAATTCCGTGCAGGACGTTGGTTGTGGGCCGAGATTGTGAATGCATACAAGCCGCCTTGCCCTCCTTATATTGAATGTGAAAACACTGCTACAGACGGCACTTGCCTTTGTGCGGCCAAAATGAATATTCACGCTTCCACATCGCGATTTAATCAGTCGCTTTATGACCCGTACGTGAATTTGCTACGGACACAAACCGAAGCTATGTCGGCTACTCTTGGTGCGGTGGATTCGCTGACCGTACGTCCTTTTGACGAAGCGTTTGAAACGCCATCCGAATTTGCGAAACGCATTGCCGTGAATCAGCAACTGTTGTTAAAAGAAGAAGCACACTTCGATAAAGTTACCGATCCTTCTTCGGGCTCTTACTATATAGAAACATTAACTGTATCGCTTGCCGAACAAGCGTGGAAATTATTCCTCGAAACTGAAGAAAAAGGTTTTTACGAAGCTCTCAAAGCAGGTGCTGTACAAGATGTCATCGCAGCATCGTCCGATGCTCGTTTTAATGCAGTGGCCAACAGAAAAGAAATTCTGCTGGGAACCAACCAGTATCCAAACTTCACGGAAAAAATGGCTGAAAAATTAGCTGATCCTAAAGATCATTCGTGTGGGTGCGGTACTGGAGACAAGACGGCACTGAAGCCGCTTGCGATACGGCGTTTGGCCGAACCGTTCAACACGCTTCGTTTGGCTACCGAAAAGAGCGGTAAAACACCGAAAGTGTTTATGCTTACTATCGGAAACCTGGCTATGCGTCTCGCTCGTTCGCAATTCTCCAGCAACTTCTTCTCGTGTGCAGGATACCAGATCATCGATAACAACGGTTTTCCAACAGTGGAAGATGGCGTAATTGCTGCCCGTAATGCAGGAGCCGACGTGGTGGTCCTCTGTTCAAGCGACGACGAGTATGTGGAGTTGGCTCCCAAGGTTTTTGATCTGTTGAAAGGCGGAAAAGAGATCTTTGTAGTTGCAGGCGCTCCCGCTTGTATGGATGATTTGAAAGCTCACGGAATTGAATACTTCATCCATGTTCGCAGCAACGTGTATGAAACGTTGAAAGGGTTTAACAAGAGATTACTCTAACAATCCAAACAAAATATGCCCAAGCTCAAACACTGGTTAATGGTTGCACATCCCTGGTCCTGGCCCGCGTCGGGATCACCGGCAATGATCGCTTTTTCGTACGTGTTTTACATGTACAAAACCGGTGTTGTGGCTGAAGTGAATTGGCTCTTTGGCATGTTGGCGATAATCGGAGCAGTAATATTCCATGCAGCCGGAAACCTCATCAGTGAATATCACGATTACGTAAGCGGAGTGGATAAACTGGAAAAAACAGGCCCCGTACGCCTTATCGTTCTCGGTATCTTTGAACCGAAGCCGGTGTTGCTGTACGGGTACTTGGTACTGTCTGCAGGTATCCTCCTGGGTATTTACCTGTTGGTAAACACAGGGTTTCCTTTGCTTATTATAGGAACAATAGGGATTATCAGCTCCACACTTTATTATAAGTTCAAGTATGCCGGTATGAGTGACTTGGTAATATTCATCTGTTATGGATTGTCTATCACTTTAGGCGTGGTGTATGTCATGACAACGGAACTCTACTGGCCGATATTGCTGATCAGCACACCCGTGGGAATGCTTATCGTAGCTATACTGCACGCTAACAATACCCGCGATATGCTTCAGGACAAGGAAGCCGGCATTAAAACGCAAGCGATGAAGTTGGGGCTGGAGGGATCACAAATAGTGTATCAAACGTTGTTGCTGGTGGCTTATCTTATAGTAGCTATTGCCGTAATGATGCGTTTTCTGCATCCTGTTGTTTTTGTGGTGCTCGTTACTTTTCCATTGGCCATAAAAAACATCAAACTCATGAAAAAAGCTACTGTTGACAACCTGGTAAAAATACAGTTTCTCGATACCTACACGGCAAAACTGGTATTGATGTTCAGCGTGCTGTTATCGGCGGCAAACTTTATCGCACCGTTTGTCTAGACAAAAAGAAACAAGAATCAAGACATTGGGCTTGGATTGATAGGAAAAATAGTACACGATTAAAGATAAAGTACATTTCATACAGAAAAAATAGTATTTAAAAGTCTTGGCTCTTGAATTTAAGAGTCCTGACTCTAAAAAAGAAAAAATATGAAACCTGATTTCAAAAGTATTGATTTTAAATCGGCTGGCTTTGAAGCAACAGACGTTGCCGAGTGGGCTGAGAAAAATGAAATAAAAGCCGATTGGCTTACACCGGAACAAATTCCGGTAAAACCTGTATACACAAGGGAAGACCTCGAAGGAATGGAACATCTCGGATATGCTGCCGGAGTGGAGCCTTTCTTGCGTGGACCTTATTCTACCATGTATGTAATGCGTCCGTGGACTATTCGTCAATATGCCGGATTTTCTACCGCCGAAGAGTCCAATGCCTTTTATCGCCGCAACCTGGCTTCGGGCCAAAAAGGATTGTCCGTTGCTTTCGATCTACCCACACACCGTGGATATGATGCCAACAACGAGCGTGTGGTAGGCGATGTGGGCAAAGCTGGGGTATCGATTTGTTCGGTGGAAGACATGAAAATTCTTTTCGATGGAATTCCGCTTAACAAGATGTCTGTTTCCATGACCATGAACGGGGCTGTGTTACCCATCCTGGCTTTCTATATTGTTGCGGCACAGGAACAGGGAGCTAATCTGGAAGAGATGGCTGGAACGATTCAGAACGATATCCTGAAAGAATTTATGGTGCGAAACACCTACATCTATCCACCCGAATTCTCCATGAAAATCATTGCCGATATTTTTGAGTTTACGTCACAGAAGATGCCGAAGTTCAACTCTATTTCCATTTCGGGATACCATATGCAGGAAGCAGGAGCGACAGCCGATATAGAACTGGCTTATACCTTGGCTGATGGCATTGAGTACCTGCGTGCTGGAATCAACGCGGGCATCAATATCGATGCTTTTGCTCCCCGCTTGTCGTTCTTCTGGGCCATTGGTATGAACCACTTCATGGAAATTGCCAAAATGAGGGCAGCCAGGCTGCTTTGGGCGAAGATTGTGAAAAGCATGGGCGCGAAGAACCCAAAATCGATGGCGTTAAGAACCCATTCGCAGACATCAGGTTGGTCGTTGACCGAACAAGACCCGTTCAACAATGTGGGACGTACTTGTATCGAAGCTATGGCGGCTGCTCTGGGACACACGCAATCGTTGCACACAAATGCATTGGACGAGGCCATCGCTCTGCCGACCGACTTCTCGGCCCGTATTGCCCGTAACACGCAAATCTATATCCAGGAAGAAACGCAGATCACCAAACAGGTTGACCCGTGGGCAGGCTCCTATTACGTGGAATCGCTTACCCAGGAACTGGTGGACAAAGCGTGGGCGTTGATTCAGGAAATTGAGAAACTGGGCGGAATGGCTAAGGCTATTGAAACGGGTGTTCCCAAAATGCGTATTGAAGAGGCTGCCGCACGTACTCAAGCCCGTATCGATTCGGGAGCACAGAAGATAATCGGTGTAAACGTTTGCCGGCTGGAGAAAGAAGACCCCATCGATATTCTTGAAGTGGATAATACCGAAGTACGGAAACAGCAAATTTCCCGGTTGGAACAACTTAAGGCCGGACGAGATAACGAAGCGGTGCGCAAAGCGCTGGACGCCATTACCAAATGCGTGGAAACTAAACAGGGAAATCTCCTTGAACTATCGGTCGAAGCAGCACGGGTTCGCGCTACACTGGGCGAAATATCCGATGCCTGCGAAAAAGTTGTAGGACGTTATAATGCAGTAATCAGAACAATTTCAGGAGTGTATTCAGCAGAATCAAAATCAGACGCCACGCTCGAGGAAGCACGTGCGATGACCGAAAAATTTGCCAGGAAAGAAGGCCGCCAGCCGAGAATCATGGTGGCAAAAATGGGACAGGACGGACACGACCGTGGAGCAAAAGTGGTTGCTACGGGTTATGCCGACTGCGGTTTCGATGTGGATATGGGACCGCTCTTCCAGACTCCGGCAGAAGCTGCCCGCCAGGCCGTAGAAAACGATGTTCACGTGCTGGGCGTATCTTCGTTGGCAGCCGGACATAAAACGCTTGTTCCTCAGGTCATTGAAGAACTGGCTAAATTAGGCCGTCCCGATATTATCGTTATCGCCGGTGGTGTAATTCCCGCCCAGGATTACGATTTCCTTTACAAGGCAGGGGTTGCCGCTATTTTTGGCCCGGGCTCCCCGGTGGCGAAATCGGCCATCCAGATTGTAAAGATCTTGTTGGGAGAAGAATGATAGGAATTACAATTCTCGATTTCGGAATTGGGTTTTAACAAGTTGCGGGTTGCGAAACTTTTTTCGTAATCCGCATTTTTTTTATGAAATGATTAACTTTGTGAAAATCCTAAATTTTTATGCCTTATATTCCACATAAGAAGAAAGAAGACATTGGCCTTTCACCCTATGAATTGAAATTCAGAGGGAAAAAGAAAGCCGAAGACATACGTGTTCAGGTCATCGATTTTGACCTGGAAGGGGTACGTGAAACGGAAATAAAAGATACCGGGGAACTGAGGAAGTATTTGAGCTCTGATTCCATCACCTGGATAAACGTTGACGGATTGCACAACGAACAAATTATCCGTGATTTGTCGGATATCTTTTCTATTCCCGCTGATATCCTCTCGGATGTGATGGAGCCATCGTCCCGTCCACAGGCGGAGGAGTTTGATAACGGTTTCTTCGTTTCCATAAAGATGATGGAGTTTAATGAGAAAAAGAACAGAATGTCGGTCGATAACCTGAGTCTTATCGTGATGGACAAGATTCTTGTCACTTTTCAGGAAGAAAAAGGCGATGTGTTTGAACCTGTCCGGGAAAGGATCCGCAAGCACAAAACTAAAATCCGCACATCCGGATCCGATTATCTGGCGTTCACCCTGCTGGATGTCGTGATCGATAATTATATCTATATTTTAGGTGTTTACGGCGAAAAAGTGGAAACACTTGAAGGAAAACTTATTCTGGACACCAATAAAGAAACACTTAAGATAATCAACCTTTTTAAACACGAGCTCAATAATTTACGTGTTGATATAAAACCGGCAAAAGAAATGATTATGGGACTGGTGAAACTGGATACGGATTTTATACAGGAGGAAAACGAAAAGCATTACAAAGAGCTTCAGGACAATATTAATCAGGCAGTTGACCTGCTTGATTATTACCGCGAAGTACTTTACGATGAATTAAACATGTACCATTCATCGATGAGTACAAAACTCAATGACACCATGACCGTACTCACCATTTTTTCGGTGATTTTTATCCCGTTAACTTTTATTGTGGGTGTTTACGGAATGAATTTTGATAATTTTCCCGAGTTGCACTGGAAATACGGATACTTTATCGTCTGGGGCATAATGTTACTCATTGTCGCCGGGATGATTGGGTATTTTAAAAAGAGAAAATGGTTTTAATCGATTGAAAAAAATGAAAATTAAATGGGTAAAAGCCGATATAACCCGACTGGAAGTGGACGCTGTTGTAAATGCTGCAAACAGTATGTTATTGGGTGGAGGTGGGGTAGACGGGGCGATCCACCGTGCTGCAGGGCCGGAGTTGCTGGAAGAGTGCAGAACGTTGAACGGTTGTGAAACCGGAAAAGCTAAAATAACCCGTGGTTACCGGTTGCCGGTAAAACACGTTATACATACGGTAGGACCCGTTTGGCACGGTGGAAGCCGAAACGAAGAGAGTCTGCTGAAGGAGTGTTATGTAAATTCACTTAAACTTGCCGATGAGCAAGGATTGAAATCGATAGCCTTTCCCAACATCAGTACCGGGGTTTACCGGTTTCCGAAGGA
This portion of the Petrimonas sulfuriphila genome encodes:
- a CDS encoding alpha/beta hydrolase; the protein is MDKEDSRGMLAPSVRVYLPDPDKATGRAVIALPGGGYQGLAVFHEGFDWAPFFLERGIALVVLKYRMPQGNPSVPFIDVKAAFDLVKQHASEWRINLEDIGIMGSSAGGHLASTYATHTSGADRPAYQILLYPVITMDKTFTHAGSRKNLIGEDPSPELTSKYSNDKQVTGETPPAFVIFAADDKVVPPQNGFRYVEALQRNNVPVTFLLYPAGGHGFGYRESYSYHSLFLSELSKWLEGLRE
- a CDS encoding prenyltransferase yields the protein MPKLKHWLMVAHPWSWPASGSPAMIAFSYVFYMYKTGVVAEVNWLFGMLAIIGAVIFHAAGNLISEYHDYVSGVDKLEKTGPVRLIVLGIFEPKPVLLYGYLVLSAGILLGIYLLVNTGFPLLIIGTIGIISSTLYYKFKYAGMSDLVIFICYGLSITLGVVYVMTTELYWPILLISTPVGMLIVAILHANNTRDMLQDKEAGIKTQAMKLGLEGSQIVYQTLLLVAYLIVAIAVMMRFLHPVVFVVLVTFPLAIKNIKLMKKATVDNLVKIQFLDTYTAKLVLMFSVLLSAANFIAPFV
- a CDS encoding creatininase family protein, which produces MNSIDLRSANWKDVKEASYDAVVLPWGAFEPHNYHLPYLTDCYLSHHIALESALLAYEKSGVLCAVLPPVYFGSQNPGQWDLPLCIHTNSETQKAILCDIVDSLHGQGLKKLVIVNGHGGNTFKTYIRDLAKKYPDFTVIAVDWWSIVPTGAYFEEKIDEHGGEQETSVLLHYRPDLVKMEQAGNGKTSPLPMESINQKVGWLPRPWQQVSEDTGIGNPAKSTAEKGKRYAEAVVGKIAGLLVELKAW
- a CDS encoding methylmalonyl-CoA mutase small subunit translates to MSNQKEKLFTDFPPVSTEKWMEVINKDLKGADFQKRLVWKTNEGFNVNPFYRAENIEGFLSARNLPGQFPYVRSTRKDNVWYVRQDIDVKDYAEANRKALSLLDKGVTSLGFHLPKNNLSAENLKVLLNGIAPDKVELNFRTCISKTHELARLVVAYVTSQNLDLLKCFGSIEYDPFRKILKKGVDVPNWMDDAAEMVKITASLPRYRSISITGNLLNDAGAYSYQELGFSLSYANQLLGALVGKGLAPSLAAKKIKFELGVGSNYFMEIAKFRAGRWLWAEIVNAYKPPCPPYIECENTATDGTCLCAAKMNIHASTSRFNQSLYDPYVNLLRTQTEAMSATLGAVDSLTVRPFDEAFETPSEFAKRIAVNQQLLLKEEAHFDKVTDPSSGSYYIETLTVSLAEQAWKLFLETEEKGFYEALKAGAVQDVIAASSDARFNAVANRKEILLGTNQYPNFTEKMAEKLADPKDHSCGCGTGDKTALKPLAIRRLAEPFNTLRLATEKSGKTPKVFMLTIGNLAMRLARSQFSSNFFSCAGYQIIDNNGFPTVEDGVIAARNAGADVVVLCSSDDEYVELAPKVFDLLKGGKEIFVVAGAPACMDDLKAHGIEYFIHVRSNVYETLKGFNKRLL
- a CDS encoding MFS transporter; this encodes MNNKTIAFIANFTGIFLFGISMVIIGSILPLLKARFGMSDIAAGGLFSVLPVGMLAGSVLFGPVVDKFGYRWVLSVASLFLSLGFFGIVHVGSLHLLRAGIFFFGLGGGVINGGTSALVSDLSEGKNKIINLNWLGLFYGIGAFSMPMILSRIDEIHYTLVIDVVSGISLAVALIFLLINYPLTVQKEKISLKLIPVFVKNKLFMAICFYLFFQSAFEAIINNWSVSFFIDKLAVPQYQALIALSVSVSGLVCMRILTGSVLKKWHHFRLIQLSLLLFSLGLICLVLPASYFVHLLGMFLIGSGLAPGFPVMLGLVGEIFKEVSGTAFSFAMLIALTGNTIINYSIGILTEKFGMNVFPYVVLVEIVMMIFIFLLIGKADKKTAIRY
- the acnA gene encoding aconitate hydratase AcnA; amino-acid sequence: MAYSTARAVETIEVNGHSYRYSSLKNLPGEAIEHLPFSIRILLENVLRNYDGFSITDDHIQTLTHWSPNPVDKDIPFKPARILMQDFTGVPAVVDMASLRAEYVRHGKNGQKINPAIPVDLVIDHSVQVDYFGTNYSYSKNVELEYERNKERYELLKWAQKGLKNFTVVPPGMGICHQVNLEYLAQGITIRDGWLFPDTLVGTDSHTPMVNGIGVVGWGVGGIEAEAAMLGQPIFFTCPEVIGLKLAGTIPAGCTATDMVLSITKVLREKGVVGKFVEVFGDGLDNLTVTDRATIANMSPEFGCTVTYFPIDNRTLEYMHVTNRSPEQIKIVEEYSKENLLWRTGNEKIAYSSVVEFDLSMLEPTVSGPKRPQDKIPVKELGYKFSELLEKEHNRKYQSPLQRSESAWLADGGSGTEFTFGKTPVEGAAPHEIIAESLQSVRIKHKNKELILSDGSIVIAAITSCTNTSNPAVMIGAGLLARNAVEKGLRTKSWVKTSLAPGSKVVTQYLKRAGLNEYFDALRFHTVGYGCTSCIGNSGPLPPQIAEAVEKGDLVVASVLSGNRNFEARVHPQVKMNFLMSPMLVVAYALAGRVDINLMEEPLDYDPNGNPVYLADVWPGREEIVETINKCVKQNDFQEVYDVIFEGSKDWQELKVNLDENFEWNRQSTYIKEAPFFKDLTVDPDPMINIRNARVLLYLGDSVTTDHISPAGSFREESAAGQYLKAHGVGKADFNSYGARRGNHEVMMRGTFANVRIRNRIVDREGGFSRYFPTDEVKTVYETAMAYKRDKTPLIILAGKEYGSGSSRDWAAKGTFLLGVKAVIAESFERIHRSNLVGMGVAPLVFLAGENAETLGLDGTETYNITGLADNLIPHKLLEVEAVHPDGKVTVFEVEVRLDSAIEIEYYRNNGILQYVLRDYLKNS